The following are encoded in a window of Pectinophora gossypiella chromosome 8, ilPecGoss1.1, whole genome shotgun sequence genomic DNA:
- the LOC126369218 gene encoding axin isoform X2, producing MSHTPVGGHPQGWEHKLADRSSLPPASGEEKTKAQPKHVFAQPHLSKVGMSAWREETEGSSGSSQRSPASPPYMRWARSLHSLLEDAEGVRLFRKFVCGAGGLHVDRLNFYFAVHGLRQETEPGKIRQVVSAIYKFLRKSQLAMPEQLKQQVKVSLKDGTNIERTIFDNMEQEVTRAITETTYAAFLRSDAYVAYVSAATQPLSSPDASPPHPHRDVSVGGLATLHEGQELSGCAAASGGGARLTHDALLATQSRRLHSDVAPDGMSVRGARERERHRPRLPGLDKYAVINKEQDTGMVIPRTQRVQSEQLRVLPPAEFAPLLIEKLERVRREQESKERLERRLAEGESEEATQALPPALVAAAIREKLQLDDDNDQDILDQHVSRVWSERTPGASPPGTRRARPRPHPAHPAHARRAPSALSADSGHYDAPPDSLHHPHSLTRRSFSKKTVTELTDSGVSVVSSGTSGASAAGVEPRILLWIAEGSERHERRTRDLSRGSSLDRDDRKRDKQRPRGSGSKSSSTSGGGGGAEHTVVVVSFLDEHVPYRFKVPAAPLTLKLFKDYLPRKGNYRYFFKTECADLDNTVIQEEVSNDSDTLPMFEGKVMARVKSIE from the exons ATGAGCCACACTCCCGTCGGCGGCCACCCGCAAG GTTGGGAGCACAAGCTTGCTGACAGGTCGTCGCTGCCGCCCGCGTCCGGGGAGGAGAAGACCAAGGCGCAACCCAAACATGTGTTCGCACAACCACATCTCTCCAA GGTGGGCATGTCGGCATGGCGCGAGGAGACGGAGGGCTCCTCGGGCAGCTCCCAGCGCTCGCCCGCCTCGCCTCCCTACATGCGCTGGGCGCGCAGCCTGCACTCGCTGCTCGAG GACGCGGAGGGCGTCCGCTTGTTCCGCAAGTTCGTGTGCGGCGCGGGCGGGCTGCACGTGGACCGGCTCAACTTCTACTTCGCGGTGCACGGGCTGCGGCAGGAGACCGAGCCCGGGAAGATACGACAGGTCGTCTCCGCTATATACAA ATTCCTGCGCAAGTCTCAGCTAGCGATGCCGGAGCAGCTGAAGCAGCAGGTGAAGGTCAGCCTCAAGGACGGCACCAACATCGAGCGCACCATCTTCGACAACATGGAGCAAGAG GTGACGCGTGCCATAACGGAGACGACGTATGCGGCGTTCCTGCGGTCGGACGCGTACGTGGCGTACGTGAGCGCGGCCACGCAGCCGCTGTCCTCGCCTGACGCCTCGCCGCCGCACCCGCACAGAGAT GTGTCAGTGGGCGGGCTAGCCACGCTGCACGAGGGCCAGGAGCTGTCGGGCTGCGCGGCggcgagcggcggcggcgcgcggctaACGCACGACGCGCTGCTGGCCACGCAGTCGCGGCGCCTGCACTCCGACGTCGCGCC TGACGGTATGTCGGTGCGCGGTGCCCGCGAGCGCGAGCGTCACCGGCCGCGGCTGCCGGGCCTCGACAAGTACGCCGTCATCAACAAGGAGCAGGACACAGGCATG GTGATACCCCGGACACAGCGCGTGCAATCCGAACAGCTGCGCGTGCTCCCGCCGGCGGAGTTTGCCCCGCTGCTCATAGAGAAGCTGGAGCGCGTGCGCAGGGAGCAGGAGAGCAAGGAGCGCCTCGAGCGGCGGCTGGCCGAG GGTGAGAGCGAGGAGGCGACGCAGGCGCTGCCGCCGGCGCTGGTTGCGGCCGCCATCAGGGAAAAGCTGCAGCTGGATGACGACAACGACCAGGACATACTCG ACCAGCACGTGTCCCGCGTGTGGTCGGAGCGCACCCCCGGCGCCTCCCCCCCGGGCACAAGGCGCGCGCGCCCACGCCCGCACCCAGCGCACCCCGCGCATGCGCGCCGCGCGCCATCCGCCCTGAGCGCAGACTCCGGCCACTACGACGCGCCGCCTGACTCGCTGCATCATCCGCATTCGCTTACGCGCAG ATCGTTCTCAAAGAAGACAGTAACAGAGCTAACGGACTCCGGGGTGTCGGTGGTGAGTTCCGGTACCAGCGGCGCGTCGGCGGCGGGCGTGGAGCCGCGGATCCTGCTTTGGATCGCGGAGGGCTCCGAGCGACACGAGCGGAGGACCAGGGACTTGTCCAGGGGCTCGTCGCTGGATCGGGATGACCGCAAGCGGGATAAACAGCGACCACG TGGCAGCGGCAGCAAGTCGAGCAGCacgagcggcggcggcggcggcgcggagcACAcggtggtggtggtgtccttccTGGACGAGCACGTGCCGTACCGGTTCAAGGTGCCCGCCGCGCCGCTCACGCTCAAGCTGTTCAAGGACTACCTGCCGCGCAAGGGCAACTACAG ATACTTCTTCAAGACAGAATGCGCGGACCTTGACAACACGGTGATCCAGGAGGAGGTGAGCAACGACAGTGACACGCTGCCCATGTTCGAGGGGAAGGTGATGGCGCGCGTCAAGAGCATAGAGTGA
- the LOC126369218 gene encoding axin isoform X1 translates to MSHTPVGGHPQGWEHKLADRSSLPPASGEEKTKAQPKHVFAQPHLSKVGMSAWREETEGSSGSSQRSPASPPYMRWARSLHSLLEDAEGVRLFRKFVCGAGGLHVDRLNFYFAVHGLRQETEPGKIRQVVSAIYKFLRKSQLAMPEQLKQQVKVSLKDGTNIERTIFDNMEQEVTRAITETTYAAFLRSDAYVAYVSAATQPLSSPDASPPHPHRDVSVGGLATLHEGQELSGCAAASGGGARLTHDALLATQSRRLHSDVAPGRHRGRSVYSAHVTYAGYCPASRQDSERASLSSGRADSDAVSLSGSSLDGMSVRGARERERHRPRLPGLDKYAVINKEQDTGMVIPRTQRVQSEQLRVLPPAEFAPLLIEKLERVRREQESKERLERRLAEGESEEATQALPPALVAAAIREKLQLDDDNDQDILDQHVSRVWSERTPGASPPGTRRARPRPHPAHPAHARRAPSALSADSGHYDAPPDSLHHPHSLTRRSFSKKTVTELTDSGVSVVSSGTSGASAAGVEPRILLWIAEGSERHERRTRDLSRGSSLDRDDRKRDKQRPRGSGSKSSSTSGGGGGAEHTVVVVSFLDEHVPYRFKVPAAPLTLKLFKDYLPRKGNYRYFFKTECADLDNTVIQEEVSNDSDTLPMFEGKVMARVKSIE, encoded by the exons ATGAGCCACACTCCCGTCGGCGGCCACCCGCAAG GTTGGGAGCACAAGCTTGCTGACAGGTCGTCGCTGCCGCCCGCGTCCGGGGAGGAGAAGACCAAGGCGCAACCCAAACATGTGTTCGCACAACCACATCTCTCCAA GGTGGGCATGTCGGCATGGCGCGAGGAGACGGAGGGCTCCTCGGGCAGCTCCCAGCGCTCGCCCGCCTCGCCTCCCTACATGCGCTGGGCGCGCAGCCTGCACTCGCTGCTCGAG GACGCGGAGGGCGTCCGCTTGTTCCGCAAGTTCGTGTGCGGCGCGGGCGGGCTGCACGTGGACCGGCTCAACTTCTACTTCGCGGTGCACGGGCTGCGGCAGGAGACCGAGCCCGGGAAGATACGACAGGTCGTCTCCGCTATATACAA ATTCCTGCGCAAGTCTCAGCTAGCGATGCCGGAGCAGCTGAAGCAGCAGGTGAAGGTCAGCCTCAAGGACGGCACCAACATCGAGCGCACCATCTTCGACAACATGGAGCAAGAG GTGACGCGTGCCATAACGGAGACGACGTATGCGGCGTTCCTGCGGTCGGACGCGTACGTGGCGTACGTGAGCGCGGCCACGCAGCCGCTGTCCTCGCCTGACGCCTCGCCGCCGCACCCGCACAGAGAT GTGTCAGTGGGCGGGCTAGCCACGCTGCACGAGGGCCAGGAGCTGTCGGGCTGCGCGGCggcgagcggcggcggcgcgcggctaACGCACGACGCGCTGCTGGCCACGCAGTCGCGGCGCCTGCACTCCGACGTCGCGCC TGGCAGGCACCGCGGCCGGTCGGTGTACAGCGCGCACGTGACGTACGCGGGCTACTGCCCCGCCAGCCGCCAGGACTCGGAGCGCGCCTCGCTCAGCAGCGGCCGCGCCGACAGCGACGCCGTCAGCCTCTCCGGCAGCAGCCT TGACGGTATGTCGGTGCGCGGTGCCCGCGAGCGCGAGCGTCACCGGCCGCGGCTGCCGGGCCTCGACAAGTACGCCGTCATCAACAAGGAGCAGGACACAGGCATG GTGATACCCCGGACACAGCGCGTGCAATCCGAACAGCTGCGCGTGCTCCCGCCGGCGGAGTTTGCCCCGCTGCTCATAGAGAAGCTGGAGCGCGTGCGCAGGGAGCAGGAGAGCAAGGAGCGCCTCGAGCGGCGGCTGGCCGAG GGTGAGAGCGAGGAGGCGACGCAGGCGCTGCCGCCGGCGCTGGTTGCGGCCGCCATCAGGGAAAAGCTGCAGCTGGATGACGACAACGACCAGGACATACTCG ACCAGCACGTGTCCCGCGTGTGGTCGGAGCGCACCCCCGGCGCCTCCCCCCCGGGCACAAGGCGCGCGCGCCCACGCCCGCACCCAGCGCACCCCGCGCATGCGCGCCGCGCGCCATCCGCCCTGAGCGCAGACTCCGGCCACTACGACGCGCCGCCTGACTCGCTGCATCATCCGCATTCGCTTACGCGCAG ATCGTTCTCAAAGAAGACAGTAACAGAGCTAACGGACTCCGGGGTGTCGGTGGTGAGTTCCGGTACCAGCGGCGCGTCGGCGGCGGGCGTGGAGCCGCGGATCCTGCTTTGGATCGCGGAGGGCTCCGAGCGACACGAGCGGAGGACCAGGGACTTGTCCAGGGGCTCGTCGCTGGATCGGGATGACCGCAAGCGGGATAAACAGCGACCACG TGGCAGCGGCAGCAAGTCGAGCAGCacgagcggcggcggcggcggcgcggagcACAcggtggtggtggtgtccttccTGGACGAGCACGTGCCGTACCGGTTCAAGGTGCCCGCCGCGCCGCTCACGCTCAAGCTGTTCAAGGACTACCTGCCGCGCAAGGGCAACTACAG ATACTTCTTCAAGACAGAATGCGCGGACCTTGACAACACGGTGATCCAGGAGGAGGTGAGCAACGACAGTGACACGCTGCCCATGTTCGAGGGGAAGGTGATGGCGCGCGTCAAGAGCATAGAGTGA